ACTGCATTTGCTGCCGCTGCGGGCGAGCCGTCTGGTGTATGGCGTGAACGGAACCGCGCTGATCAGAGGGATCGACCTGAGGCTGGAAGCCGGTCCCCGCACCGTGATCATGGGAGCTAACGGCGCGGGCAAAAGCCTGCTGTTGCGGCTCTTGCACGGGCTGCTGCAACCGACCTCGGGCACGATTGCGTGGGNNNNCGGGCTGGGGGGTGGCCGTGCGACGGCGTCAGGCCATGGTCTTTCAACGCCCGGTGCTGCTGCGCCGCTCGGTCAGGGCCAATCTGCGTTTTGCCCTGGAGCTGCGACCGGCTCCGTCCAAGGACCGCTCCCAGCGCTTGGCCCGGCTGCTTGAGCTG
This is a stretch of genomic DNA from Desulfurellaceae bacterium. It encodes these proteins:
- a CDS encoding ATP-binding cassette domain-containing protein codes for the protein MLPLRASRLVYGVNGTALIRGIDLRLEAGPRTVIMGANGAGKSLLLRLLHGLLQPTSGTIAW